TGAGCATCCCGCAGTCGGAATGGTGGATGAGGATGATCTCTTTGGTGCCGAGGAGACGTTGGGATATGACCAGTGATCGGATGGCATCATCGGTGATTACCCCTCCGGCGTTGCGGATGACGTGGGCTTCACCGAGCGCGAGACCCAGGATCCGATAGACATCGAGCCGCGCATCCATGCAGGCGACGACCGCCACCTGCTTGCTTGGTGGCATGGCCAGGTCTCCTTGGTCGAACGTGGCTGCGTACGTTTCGTTGTTGGCGAGTAGTTCGTCGGTGACAGTCATCGGGTTCCTCCTCGGAGGGCTTGGTCGGGGGCAGGGGTGGCCGGTGGTCGGGTCATGATCCGACCACCACCGGTACGTTGACGAGGGATCCGTACTCGGTCCACGATCCGTCGTAGTTTTTGGCGTTCCGGTGGCCGAGGAGTTCGTGGAGTACGAACCAGGTGTGTGAGGACCGCTCGCCGATCCGGCAGTAGGCGATCGTTTCGGTGGTGTCTGTGACTCCGGCGTCGCCATAGATCGCCTGCAACTCG
The Acidimicrobiia bacterium genome window above contains:
- a CDS encoding carbonic anhydrase — encoded protein: MTVTDELLANNETYAATFDQGDLAMPPSKQVAVVACMDARLDVYRILGLALGEAHVIRNAGGVITDDAIRSLVISQRLLGTKEIILIHHSDCGMLTFQDHEVKAQISADVGIRPSFALESFEDEVDDVQQSISRLQANPFITNKTNIRGFVFDVKTGRLNEVGG